A section of the Agrococcus sp. SGAir0287 genome encodes:
- a CDS encoding ABC transporter permease yields the protein MTRAIGARLLELAIVFVGVTFIIYAMVFSLPGDPIAALGGDRPLPENVVANIRAQYHLDDPLWLQYLRYLGNLLTGDLGTTFQGASVAERMGARWPVTITLALTAWAIEVVVGVVLGLVAGLRKGSMLDRTVLVGTILATSIPVFVVGSASQLIFGLRLGWFPIAGTGAGWPTSYLLPAIVIALFGLAATARLTRGSVIDTMQSDFVRTLVAKGLRRRDIVGVHVLRNSVAPVLTFLAIDLGFLLGGTVVIEAIFNLPGIGQMLFEGIRTHEGPTVVGVSTALILIFLATSLVVDLINSALDPRIRA from the coding sequence ATGACCCGCGCGATCGGCGCGAGGCTGCTCGAGCTCGCCATCGTGTTCGTCGGCGTGACGTTCATCATCTACGCGATGGTCTTCTCGCTGCCCGGCGACCCGATCGCGGCGCTCGGCGGCGACCGGCCGCTGCCCGAGAACGTCGTCGCGAACATCCGCGCGCAGTACCACCTCGACGACCCGCTGTGGCTGCAGTACCTGCGCTACCTCGGCAATCTGCTCACGGGTGACCTCGGCACGACCTTCCAAGGCGCGTCGGTGGCGGAGCGCATGGGGGCGCGCTGGCCCGTCACGATCACCCTCGCGCTCACCGCGTGGGCCATCGAGGTGGTCGTCGGCGTCGTGCTCGGCCTCGTCGCCGGCCTGCGCAAGGGTTCGATGCTCGACCGGACCGTGCTCGTCGGCACGATCCTCGCCACCTCCATCCCCGTCTTCGTCGTCGGCTCGGCGTCGCAGCTCATCTTCGGCCTGCGCCTGGGATGGTTCCCCATCGCCGGCACGGGCGCGGGCTGGCCGACGTCGTACCTGCTGCCAGCCATCGTCATCGCGCTCTTCGGGCTCGCCGCGACCGCACGGCTCACACGCGGCTCCGTCATCGACACCATGCAGTCGGACTTCGTGCGCACGCTCGTCGCGAAGGGCCTGCGCCGACGCGACATCGTCGGCGTGCACGTGCTGCGCAACTCCGTCGCACCCGTGCTGACGTTCCTCGCGATCGACCTCGGCTTCCTGCTCGGCGGCACCGTCGTCATCGAGGCCATCTTCAACCTGCCCGGCATCGGCCAGATGCTCTTCGAGGGCATCCGCACGCACGAGGGGCCGACGGTCGTCGGCGTCTCGACCGCGCTCATCCTGATCTTCCTCGCGACGAGCCTCGTCGTCGACCTCATCAACTCCGCCCTCGACCCGAGGATCCGCGCATGA
- a CDS encoding peptide ABC transporter substrate-binding protein, which yields MQRTRLALVGAIAASAIAITACSGGGGGTDASSSENAISYGTTDPQLLVPGRQSVAFDFNMAVWSPLTFLNNDGSLDYVQAESVESDDAITWTITLRDGWTFHDGTPVTAQSYVDSWNAVAYGPNAMENSGQLANIVGYADLNPAEGEPTTDEMSGLAVVDDTTFTVELAGPDGQFPLQVSQAMTAFYPMPESAMEDLDAYNTHPIGNGPFEMVDDYVENETIVVTAYEDFAGDEPTIDQISFVPYTDDATAYTDVLAGNLDVNGVPASRLTQAEGDFGDRLYSFEAPGISFLGLPLWDERYQDVRVRQAISMAIDRETIIDVVYGGTYEPATAWTPAIEPGTPEGICGEYCEYDPEAAAALLAEAGGFEGSMEIYFPGGGGLDPLYEAIANQLRQNLGIDASIRPSADWAEFLATRTAGDIDAPYFSRWGALYPSQQATLRVFFIEGGGCDNCIPFYSDEVAQAMSVADADPSGDGTAYADVQEIIQAEFPAVPLFFETYSYVTSERIADLVTSPVGNPTLREIVLAD from the coding sequence ATGCAGCGCACCCGTCTCGCGCTCGTCGGGGCCATCGCGGCCTCGGCGATCGCCATCACCGCATGCTCGGGAGGTGGCGGCGGCACCGACGCCTCCTCCTCCGAGAACGCCATCAGCTACGGCACGACCGACCCGCAGCTGCTCGTACCCGGTCGCCAGTCGGTCGCGTTCGACTTCAACATGGCCGTCTGGTCGCCGCTGACGTTCCTGAACAACGATGGCTCGCTCGACTACGTGCAGGCCGAGTCGGTGGAGTCTGACGACGCCATCACGTGGACGATCACGCTGCGCGACGGCTGGACCTTCCACGACGGCACGCCCGTCACGGCGCAGTCGTACGTCGACTCGTGGAACGCCGTCGCATACGGCCCCAACGCGATGGAGAACTCGGGCCAGCTCGCGAACATCGTCGGCTACGCCGACCTCAACCCCGCCGAGGGCGAGCCAACGACCGACGAGATGTCGGGCCTCGCGGTCGTCGACGACACCACCTTCACCGTCGAGCTCGCCGGCCCCGACGGCCAGTTCCCGCTGCAGGTCTCGCAGGCGATGACGGCGTTCTACCCCATGCCCGAGTCGGCGATGGAGGACCTCGACGCGTACAACACGCACCCGATCGGCAACGGACCGTTCGAGATGGTCGACGACTACGTCGAGAACGAGACGATCGTCGTCACCGCATACGAGGACTTCGCCGGCGACGAGCCGACGATCGACCAGATCTCGTTCGTGCCCTACACCGACGACGCGACGGCCTACACCGACGTGCTCGCCGGCAACCTCGACGTCAACGGCGTCCCCGCGAGCCGCCTGACGCAGGCGGAGGGCGACTTCGGCGACCGCCTCTACTCGTTCGAGGCGCCCGGGATCTCGTTCCTCGGCCTGCCGCTGTGGGACGAGCGCTATCAGGACGTGCGGGTGCGTCAGGCGATCTCGATGGCCATCGACCGCGAGACGATCATCGACGTCGTGTACGGCGGCACCTACGAGCCCGCCACGGCGTGGACGCCCGCGATCGAGCCCGGCACGCCCGAGGGCATCTGCGGCGAGTACTGCGAGTACGACCCCGAGGCGGCCGCGGCGCTGCTCGCGGAGGCCGGCGGCTTCGAGGGCTCGATGGAGATCTACTTCCCCGGTGGCGGCGGGCTCGACCCGCTGTACGAGGCGATCGCGAACCAGCTGCGCCAGAACCTCGGCATCGACGCGTCGATCCGTCCCTCGGCCGACTGGGCGGAGTTCCTCGCCACCCGCACCGCCGGCGACATCGACGCACCGTACTTCAGCCGCTGGGGCGCGCTGTACCCGAGCCAGCAGGCGACCCTGCGCGTCTTCTTCATCGAGGGCGGCGGGTGCGACAACTGCATCCCGTTCTACTCCGACGAGGTCGCCCAGGCGATGTCCGTGGCCGACGCCGACCCGTCGGGCGACGGCACCGCGTACGCCGACGTGCAGGAGATCATCCAGGCGGAGTTCCCGGCCGTGCCGCTCTTCTTCGAGACGTACTCGTACGTCACGTCGGAGCGCATCGCCGACCTCGTGACCTCGCCCGTCGGCAACCCGACCCTGCGGGAGATCGTGCTCGCCGACTGA
- a CDS encoding methyltransferase, which produces MSDARASIERLRALPAANVGDAMGRLGVVDAGVQPVWRGAHLVGPAVTVEVAAGDNLGIHEALATVGEGDVLVVNGHGGDRALIGELIAERLRVRGCAGIVVDGVVRDVDDLEELGFPTFARGSSPAGPFKHGPHRIGVPVAIGGVVVAPGDVIVADGDGVVVVPRDELLAVVERAEAKHADESAIRRSIVAG; this is translated from the coding sequence ATGTCCGACGCCCGCGCATCCATCGAGCGACTGCGAGCCCTGCCGGCGGCCAACGTCGGCGACGCCATGGGGCGCCTCGGCGTCGTCGACGCCGGAGTGCAGCCCGTCTGGCGCGGCGCGCATCTCGTCGGGCCCGCCGTCACCGTCGAGGTGGCAGCAGGCGACAACCTGGGCATCCACGAGGCGCTCGCGACCGTGGGCGAGGGTGACGTCCTCGTGGTGAACGGCCACGGCGGCGACCGTGCGCTCATCGGCGAGCTGATCGCCGAGCGGCTGCGGGTGCGCGGCTGCGCCGGCATCGTCGTCGACGGCGTCGTGCGCGACGTCGACGACCTCGAGGAGCTCGGCTTCCCGACCTTCGCGCGCGGCTCGTCGCCCGCCGGCCCCTTCAAGCACGGCCCGCATCGCATCGGCGTGCCCGTCGCGATCGGCGGCGTCGTCGTCGCCCCGGGCGACGTGATCGTCGCCGACGGCGACGGCGTCGTCGTCGTGCCGCGCGACGAGCTCTTGGCCGTGGTCGAGCGCGCCGAGGCGAAGCACGCCGACGAGAGTGCGATCCGCAGGTCGATCGTCGCCGGCTGA
- a CDS encoding M14 family zinc carboxypeptidase, with protein MTDTVTPQPAPGTLADAIARAQRVPETHDFPTVDALLADFAGLAAAHPDLVRAQRIGTSRLGEPIHAYAIGSGSRDVIMVGGVHPNEPIGFRTLQHLARELVADDALRAAHDATWHLVPCIDPDGTRLNEGWFAAPGDRIAYARRFYRPAPDEQVEWSFPFAHKDAWFDRVMPETQALMRLIDATTPDLLVGLHNAELGGVYYYVTRPLEGIVDALHAIPAALDLPLDAGEPESPDLEALAQAVYRAPLSSEHYDYLESLGLDPSTEVGGGGSADYIARHGTFGLIAELPYWSHPDAVDASGSGRRYRDVIAEKSQALADLGAVLQSALDEAEPDLPVATPFLRASRAFVPAMAHIAASEAARLPLLDPEREATVAEVFSNADVVRMFQLRFGGILLRAIDAEVQAGTAPVRLRRVRERLAARYAAWCAAADAVEGLQPLPIASLVGVQVASTLAASSLLRDAAASTRAGATEALAAGVTA; from the coding sequence GTGACCGACACCGTCACCCCGCAGCCCGCCCCGGGCACCCTCGCCGACGCGATCGCGCGGGCGCAGCGCGTGCCCGAGACGCACGACTTCCCCACGGTCGACGCCCTGCTCGCCGACTTCGCCGGGCTCGCCGCTGCGCATCCGGACCTCGTGCGCGCGCAGCGCATCGGCACCTCCCGGCTCGGCGAGCCCATCCACGCCTACGCGATCGGCTCGGGCTCGCGGGACGTGATCATGGTCGGCGGCGTGCACCCCAACGAGCCCATCGGCTTCCGTACCCTGCAGCACCTGGCCCGCGAGCTCGTCGCCGACGACGCGCTGCGCGCCGCCCACGACGCCACCTGGCACCTCGTGCCGTGCATCGACCCCGACGGCACGCGCCTCAACGAGGGCTGGTTCGCCGCCCCCGGCGATCGCATCGCCTATGCGCGCCGCTTCTACCGCCCCGCTCCCGACGAGCAGGTGGAGTGGTCGTTCCCGTTCGCGCACAAGGACGCCTGGTTCGACCGCGTGATGCCCGAGACGCAGGCGCTCATGCGGCTCATCGACGCGACGACGCCCGACCTGCTCGTCGGCCTGCACAACGCCGAGCTCGGCGGCGTCTACTACTACGTCACCCGCCCGCTCGAGGGCATCGTGGATGCGCTGCACGCCATCCCCGCGGCGCTCGACCTGCCGCTCGACGCGGGCGAGCCCGAGTCGCCCGACCTCGAGGCGCTCGCGCAGGCCGTCTACCGCGCGCCGCTGTCCAGCGAGCACTACGACTACCTCGAGTCCCTCGGCCTCGACCCCTCGACCGAGGTCGGCGGCGGCGGATCCGCCGACTACATCGCCAGGCACGGCACCTTCGGCCTCATCGCCGAGCTGCCGTACTGGTCGCACCCCGACGCGGTCGACGCCTCCGGCTCCGGCCGTCGCTACCGCGACGTCATCGCCGAGAAGTCGCAGGCGCTCGCCGACCTCGGCGCCGTGCTGCAGTCGGCGCTCGACGAGGCCGAGCCCGACCTGCCGGTCGCGACGCCCTTCCTGCGCGCATCCCGTGCGTTCGTGCCCGCGATGGCGCACATCGCGGCCTCGGAGGCCGCGCGCCTGCCGCTCCTCGACCCCGAGCGGGAGGCGACGGTCGCGGAGGTCTTCTCGAACGCCGACGTCGTGCGGATGTTCCAGCTGCGGTTCGGCGGCATCCTGCTGCGCGCGATCGACGCGGAGGTGCAGGCGGGCACGGCGCCCGTGCGGCTGCGCCGCGTGCGCGAGCGGCTCGCCGCCCGCTACGCCGCGTGGTGCGCCGCGGCCGACGCCGTCGAGGGCCTGCAGCCGCTGCCGATCGCGAGCCTCGTGGGCGTGCAGGTCGCGTCGACGCTCGCTGCGTCGTCGCTGCTGCGCGACGCGGCCGCCAGCACGCGCGCCGGCGCGACCGAGGCGCTCGCCGCAGGGGTCACGGCATGA
- a CDS encoding ABC transporter permease, with translation MTGAVIPVDLPVATAGQRGVWATLRRRVVFWICSAVLAILVVVALVPQAFAGLFGQPDPRACQLGDSSQPPSAAHVFGTDLQGCDIYANVIYGTSTSIFIGVLTTALCLAVAIVLGTLAGYVGGIADRLISRLTDVFLGFPFLLGAIVVLNSVGGRSPVVVALVLAFFSWPTMARLVRGAVRGVKGTEYVQAAQAMGIRDSRILVRHVVPNSIGPVMAIAATMVGSVIVAESTLTFLGVGLQSPSISWGLQLSNAQAYFSSAPHMLLFPSLFLSVTVLALITLGDILRDALDPKGRR, from the coding sequence ATGACCGGCGCCGTCATCCCCGTCGACCTGCCCGTCGCGACCGCGGGCCAGCGCGGCGTCTGGGCCACGCTGCGCCGCCGCGTGGTGTTCTGGATCTGCTCGGCCGTGCTCGCGATCCTCGTCGTCGTCGCCCTGGTGCCGCAGGCCTTCGCGGGCCTCTTCGGCCAGCCCGACCCGCGCGCCTGCCAGCTCGGCGACTCCTCGCAGCCGCCGTCGGCCGCGCACGTGTTCGGCACCGACCTGCAGGGCTGCGACATCTACGCCAACGTGATCTACGGCACGAGCACCTCGATCTTCATCGGCGTCCTCACGACGGCGCTCTGCCTCGCCGTCGCCATCGTGCTCGGCACGCTCGCCGGCTACGTCGGCGGCATCGCCGACCGGCTCATCTCGCGACTCACCGACGTCTTCCTCGGCTTCCCCTTCCTGCTCGGCGCCATCGTCGTGCTGAACTCCGTCGGCGGACGCTCGCCCGTCGTCGTCGCCCTCGTGCTCGCCTTCTTCTCCTGGCCGACGATGGCGCGCCTCGTGCGCGGCGCCGTCCGCGGCGTCAAGGGCACCGAGTACGTGCAGGCGGCGCAGGCCATGGGCATCCGCGACTCGCGCATCCTCGTGCGGCACGTCGTACCGAACTCGATCGGCCCCGTCATGGCGATCGCCGCGACGATGGTCGGCAGCGTCATCGTCGCCGAGTCGACCCTGACCTTCCTCGGCGTCGGCCTGCAGTCGCCGTCGATCTCCTGGGGGCTGCAGCTGTCGAACGCGCAGGCGTACTTCTCGTCCGCGCCGCACATGCTGCTCTTCCCCAGCCTCTTCCTCTCCGTCACGGTGCTCGCCCTCATCACGCTCGGCGACATCCTCCGCGACGCCCTCGACCCGAAGGGACGACGATGA